A portion of the Mytilus galloprovincialis chromosome 12, xbMytGall1.hap1.1, whole genome shotgun sequence genome contains these proteins:
- the LOC143053687 gene encoding uncharacterized protein LOC143053687 translates to MMFLQEETKACLEKKVQEFEESSRCQHIEKHKSQVDNSIVSGRDSTPKQKLKNDCSHSDNLNKKKRRMSSKEFEVGTSVEAFWYPDKCWYTAKILMKTGKGYEVKYDVDKFVKDLPLKYMRAGKNSTE, encoded by the exons ATGATGTTTTTACAGGAAGAAACAAAAGCTTGTTTAGAAAAGAAAGTTCAGGAATTTGAAGAATCTAGTAGATGTCAACatattgaaaaacacaaaagCCAAGTAGACAACTCTATT GTATCTGGTAGAGATTCGACtccaaaacaaaaactaaaaaatgacTGCAGTCACAGTGACAACTTAAACAAGAAGAAAAGAAGGATGAGTTCAAag GAGTTTGAAGTTGGTACGTCTGTTGAAGCATTTTGGTATCCAGACAAGTGTTGGTATACTGCAAAAATACTAATGAAGACAGGAAAAG gCTATGAAGTAAAGTATGATGttgataaatttgtcaaagatcTCCCTTTAAAGTATATGAGAGCGGGAAAAAATTCTACAGAATAG